In Sphingobacteriales bacterium, a single genomic region encodes these proteins:
- a CDS encoding gliding motility-associated C-terminal domain-containing protein, with protein sequence MFTPLPPPSCDDGDCQTADVYNFLTCECEYSPIEPGACDDNNCGTADSYDEGLCQCVNTPIPPPNCDDGDCSTADSYNSLTCTCVYTPISPPNCDDNDCGTADSYDAATCSCSHSIIPPPNCDDGDCSTADSYNSLTCTCVHTPISPPNCDDGDCGTADSYDAATCSCSHTIIPPPNCDDNNCIQQMFIIRKRVSVSTMRLHRSCEDNDCSTADSYDAAACACVHTPIPPLVCDDGDCNTADSYDSNTCSCIYLPVLPPNCDDGDCGTIDSYNSSTCSCEHTAVNPGSCDDGDCGTADSYDSSLCQCVNTQIPPPNCDDGDCQTADSYDSTTCTCVNTLIPPPSCDDGDCNTADVYNTQTCACENNPITPGACDDQDCTTADSYDVAACACVNTPIPPPDCDDNDCQTADSYDSTTCTCVNTQIPPPSCDDNDCNTADSYDSATCTCVNTPIPPPDCDDNDCNTADSYDSATCSCINTLLPPPDCDDNDCNTADVYNIQTCVCEHNPITPGACDDGNCGTADSYDAVLCECVNTQIPPPDCDDNDCNTADSYDAATCSCINTPIPPPDCDDNDCNTADVYNIQTCVCEHNPITPGACDDGNCGTADSYDAVLCECVNTQIPPPDCDDNDCTTADSYDAATCSCINTLLPPPDCDDNNCNTADVYNIQTCVCEHNPITPGACDDGNCGTADSYDAVLCECVNTQIPPPDCDDNNCNTADSYDSTTCTCVNSLIPPPSCDDNDCGTADSYDDNTCTCEHTPIAAPDCDDNDCTTADSYDSTTCTCVHTVVSGQPNAGINSSGEHCIESGEVSLLSLMEGNPDSGGVWTDGSGAVVRGLFTAAAVGNYNFTYTLTDGDCSDVAQLSLTVMQCNNIAPEIPELYIPTAFSPNGDGVNDVWQLSGKKDIAKIHVSVFNRWGNEVYESDEIDFQWDGFYKDTEQEMEVYTFYIVVTFDNGKEKYYEGNLTLVR encoded by the coding sequence GTGTTTACGCCGCTACCGCCTCCGAGTTGTGATGACGGGGATTGTCAGACGGCAGATGTGTATAACTTTTTGACTTGCGAATGTGAGTACAGCCCTATAGAGCCGGGAGCCTGCGATGACAACAATTGCGGAACAGCGGACAGCTATGATGAGGGACTGTGTCAGTGTGTGAACACGCCGATACCTCCGCCGAATTGTGATGATGGAGATTGCAGCACGGCAGACAGCTACAACAGTTTGACCTGTACCTGTGTGTATACGCCGATATCGCCACCAAATTGTGATGACAATGACTGCGGGACAGCAGACAGTTACGATGCGGCTACGTGCAGTTGCAGCCATAGCATCATACCTCCGCCGAATTGTGATGACGGAGATTGCAGCACGGCAGACAGCTACAATAGTTTGACCTGTACCTGTGTGCATACGCCGATATCGCCACCAAATTGTGATGACGGAGATTGCGGGACGGCAGACAGTTACGATGCGGCTACGTGCAGTTGCAGCCATACTATCATACCGCCGCCGAATTGTGATGACAATAACTGTATACAGCAGATGTTTATAATACGCAAACGTGTCAGTGTGAGCACAATGCGATTACACCGGAGCTGCGAGGACAATGATTGCAGCACGGCGGATAGTTATGATGCAGCTGCGTGTGCCTGTGTACATACGCCGATACCGCCATTGGTTTGCGATGACGGGGATTGTAATACAGCCGACAGCTACGACAGCAATACGTGTAGCTGTATCTACCTCCCTGTACTGCCACCAAATTGCGATGATGGGGATTGCGGGACGATAGACAGCTACAACAGCAGCACTTGCAGTTGCGAGCACACGGCAGTAAATCCGGGCAGTTGTGATGACGGGGATTGCGGGACGGCAGACAGTTACGACAGCAGCCTTTGTCAGTGTGTAAATACGCAGATACCTCCGCCGAATTGCGATGACGGAGATTGCCAGACGGCAGACAGCTACGACAGCACGACCTGTACCTGCGTAAATACTTTGATACCGCCGCCAAGTTGTGATGACGGGGATTGCAATACGGCAGATGTTTACAATACCCAGACTTGCGCCTGTGAAAATAACCCGATAACACCGGGAGCTTGCGATGATCAGGATTGCACGACGGCAGACAGCTATGATGTGGCGGCTTGTGCCTGTGTAAACACCCCAATACCGCCGCCGGATTGTGATGACAATGATTGCCAGACGGCAGATAGCTACGACAGTACAACCTGTACTTGTGTAAACACCCAAATACCGCCGCCAAGTTGTGATGACAATGATTGTAATACGGCAGATAGCTACGACAGTGCTACTTGTACTTGTGTAAACACGCCGATACCGCCACCGGATTGTGATGACAACGATTGCAATACGGCAGACAGCTATGACAGTGCTACTTGCAGTTGTATAAACACGCTGCTACCGCCACCGGATTGTGATGACAATGATTGCAACACGGCAGATGTGTATAATATACAGACTTGTGTCTGTGAGCATAACCCGATAACACCGGGAGCTTGTGATGATGGGAACTGCGGCACAGCGGACAGCTATGATGCGGTGCTTTGTGAATGTGTGAACACCCAAATACCGCCACCGGATTGCGATGACAATGATTGCAACACGGCAGACAGCTACGATGCGGCTACTTGCAGTTGTATAAACACGCCGATACCGCCACCGGATTGTGATGACAATGATTGCAACACGGCAGATGTGTATAATATACAGACTTGTGTCTGTGAGCACAACCCGATAACACCGGGAGCTTGCGATGATGGGAACTGCGGCACGGCGGACAGCTATGATGCGGTGCTTTGTGAATGTGTGAACACTCAAATACCGCCACCGGATTGCGATGACAATGATTGCACGACAGCAGACAGCTATGATGCGGCTACTTGCAGTTGTATAAACACGCTGCTACCGCCACCGGATTGTGATGACAATAATTGCAACACGGCAGATGTGTATAATATACAGACTTGTGTCTGTGAGCACAACCCGATAACACCGGGAGCTTGCGATGATGGGAACTGCGGCACGGCGGACAGCTATGATGCGGTGCTTTGTGAATGTGTGAACACTCAAATACCGCCACCGGATTGCGATGACAATAACTGCAACACGGCAGACAGCTACGACAGCACGACGTGTACCTGTGTAAATAGTTTGATACCGCCGCCAAGTTGTGATGACAACGATTGTGGCACAGCGGACAGCTATGACGACAATACTTGTACCTGCGAGCATACGCCGATAGCGGCTCCTGATTGCGATGACAATGATTGCACGACAGCGGACAGCTACGACAGCACGACGTGTACCTGTGTACACACGGTGGTTTCGGGTCAGCCGAATGCGGGGATCAACAGCAGTGGGGAACATTGTATAGAGTCGGGGGAAGTGAGTTTGTTGTCGTTGATGGAGGGCAATCCGGACAGTGGGGGCGTATGGACGGACGGCAGTGGCGCGGTGGTGAGGGGTTTGTTCACGGCGGCGGCAGTGGGGAACTACAATTTTACCTACACCTTAACAGACGGGGATTGCAGCGATGTGGCGCAATTGAGCCTGACGGTGATGCAATGCAACAATATAGCACCGGAGATACCGGAGTTATATATACCGACTGCTTTTAGTCCGAATGGTGATGGAGTGAATGATGTATGGCAGTTGAGCGGCAAGAAGGATATTGCGAAGATCCACGTATCGGTGTTCAACCGTTGGGGGAATGAGGTATATGAGAGCGATGAGATAGACTTCCAGTGGGACGGATTTTACAAAGACACCGAACAGGAAATGGAGGTTTATACGTTCTATATTGTAGTGACATTTGACAACGGGAAAGAAAAATACTACGAAGGAAATTTGACATTGGTACGATAG
- a CDS encoding methylmalonyl-CoA mutase produces MTDSGIEINNNYDLPSGFQKEEAGNFPFTRGIHTEMYRSRLWTMRQYAGFSTAEESNRRYHYLLQQGVMGLSVAFDLPTQIGYDSDHPLAEGEVGKVGVAIDSLEDMEILFKGIRLQDISTSMTINASAFILLALYVALAKRQGADLRQISGTIQNDILKEYAARGTYIYPPQASMKIITDIFEWCSAELPKFNTISISGYHIREAGSTAAQELAFTLANGKAYVEAALSKGLDINVFGQRLSFFFNAHNNFFEEIAKFRAARRLWANMMKSLGADDPRAQMLRFHTQTGGSTLTAQQPHNNIVRVTLQALAAALGGTQSLHTNGYDEALSLPTEAAARIALRTQQIIAEESGIADTVDPLAGSYFVETLTAELEAAAQKYMDQIAAMGGAVKAIEAGMMQNEIARASYEYQKAIESGAQSIVGVNKYVVDEAPYNETFKIDDSIRVLQSEKLRQLRARRNNAAVQAILLQLREATLADQNIMPIVVEAVEQYATLGEIADTLRQIYGEYEG; encoded by the coding sequence ATGACGGATTCAGGTATAGAAATCAATAATAATTATGATTTACCTTCCGGTTTTCAAAAAGAAGAAGCCGGAAATTTCCCTTTTACGCGCGGTATTCATACCGAAATGTATCGCTCGCGCTTGTGGACGATGCGACAATATGCCGGATTCTCTACTGCCGAAGAATCTAACCGCCGCTATCATTATCTTTTACAGCAGGGTGTTATGGGACTTTCGGTAGCTTTTGATTTGCCCACTCAAATCGGCTACGACAGCGACCACCCACTTGCCGAAGGAGAGGTGGGCAAAGTGGGTGTAGCCATCGACAGTCTTGAGGATATGGAGATTTTATTTAAAGGAATTCGCTTGCAGGATATTTCTACTTCAATGACCATCAATGCAAGTGCTTTTATTTTATTGGCTTTGTATGTGGCTCTTGCAAAACGGCAGGGTGCGGATTTGCGCCAAATTTCGGGAACTATCCAAAATGATATTTTAAAAGAATATGCGGCACGCGGCACTTATATTTACCCGCCGCAGGCATCTATGAAAATTATCACCGATATTTTTGAATGGTGCAGTGCCGAATTGCCTAAATTCAATACAATTTCTATTTCGGGTTATCATATCCGCGAAGCAGGCTCTACGGCGGCGCAGGAATTGGCTTTTACGCTCGCCAACGGCAAAGCATACGTAGAAGCGGCATTGAGCAAAGGCTTGGATATTAATGTTTTTGGGCAGCGTTTGTCGTTTTTCTTTAATGCCCATAATAATTTTTTTGAAGAAATTGCCAAATTCAGGGCTGCACGCCGTTTGTGGGCGAATATGATGAAATCTTTAGGTGCTGATGACCCGCGCGCTCAGATGTTGCGTTTTCATACCCAAACCGGCGGTAGCACGCTCACTGCCCAGCAACCCCACAATAATATTGTGCGCGTAACTTTGCAGGCATTGGCGGCGGCTTTGGGCGGCACGCAGAGTTTGCACACTAACGGCTACGACGAAGCCCTTTCTTTGCCTACTGAGGCGGCAGCGCGTATTGCATTGCGCACCCAACAAATCATCGCAGAAGAAAGCGGCATCGCTGACACGGTGGATCCGCTTGCCGGTTCTTATTTTGTGGAAACATTAACGGCAGAATTGGAAGCAGCAGCTCAAAAATATATGGATCAGATAGCTGCTATGGGCGGGGCGGTAAAAGCAATTGAAGCCGGAATGATGCAAAATGAAATTGCGCGGGCATCTTACGAATATCAGAAAGCGATAGAAAGCGGTGCACAGAGTATAGTGGGGGTGAATAAATATGTAGTAGATGAAGCTCCTTACAACGAAACTTTTAAAATAGACGACAGTATCAGGGTGTTGCAGAGCGAAAAACTGCGCCAACTTCGCGCCCGCCGCAACAATGCCGCCGTACAAGCTATCCTCTTGCAACTCCGCGAAGCGACACTCGCCGACCAAAATATTATGCCTATCGTGGTAGAGGCTGTGGAACAATATGCTACTTTGGGCGAAATAGCGGATACATTACGCCAAATTTATGGCGAGTATGAGGGGTGA